The region TTGAGGGATTTCCTCCATCTTCTTGGTGGTATCTACAGGGATGGGTACAGGTGTGGGGGGGACTGGCGATAGCTTAGATAGGGGTTCCTGAGTGTCTGAAGGCTCCACTGTGCTGGGGAGAGTTACTGCCACTGAGAGGTGAGGACTGCACAACACAGAGTCTGCTACAGTATCACACACGTCCCTATTCCTCTCCTCTGGCTTTGCAGAAGACTCCGACTCCAGCGGTAATTGCAGTGATTCTGGGAGGGAGTGGATTTGTACATGATGGTGCTGACTGGCATTTGAATCTGCAGGTGAATACAACATAACGGAATCGGACTCCTCATGAATGCCATATGGAATCTGTCTTTCTAAAACCCCAGCATGTGGCTGGTTAAGAGACAGCATGCCATTGGTAGGCACACTTTGAGGCTCTGGATCCATCTCATGCTGGAAGTTGGTGGGTGGAGACGGCACCACAAAGTCTTGTTGAGCAGATTCCTCTAAAACAAGGTCTCCAGAGGGGCACGGGGTCTTTGACAGAGATGGTAGGCCTACCTCCATTATGTCTGGATCATCTCTGTCTGGGATATTGTGTCTGATGTGAGCCGACACTGTCTTGTTGTGGTCAGTCAGTTCATGATCTCGTGCCTCGGCTTCCTCTGACTTGTCTGGTAGTGGCAGGACGGGTAAAGAAAACGGACCTAGATCATCCAACTCATCTGGATCAGGTGTGAATGAATCGGCCCATCGCACCACCGGTTCTGGGACCACTGGTGGAGGGATGTGATCTTCAGGGGTAGCACTGAAGCTGTGTGTGCTTTGTCTGCTGTCTGGGTCCACACATGTGGGCTCCGTAACTAACTGGTGCCCGTTTTCAATAATCGGCTTGTCCTGGAAGAAAGACTCCAGCCTGTTGGAGGACGGTAAGGTATTTAAATAGTTGGGTTCCTCATCCAGAACTGTGTCAGGCCTCTCTGGGGAGGGGATTTCAGCAACAGCATCCTTCTGCTCTTCCAAATCTTCTGTGTCCTCTGTATCCCACCTATTCCAAGTCTCATAGCTGACCGAGGTGTGTCCAGACAAGGGGGGAAGATCATTCTCAGAGTGGGAGTAAGGGCTAGTTATTTTCGAGACGGCAGCTTCAATCTCCCCATGATTAGATTTGAGGTCCATGTCGGCATTCCAACCCATACTGTGATCAAAGCAGCTTTCTCCATCGTTCAGCGCAGATTGCACTGGGGACAACTGTTGGATGTCAGCTTCTTGTCGGTCCGGAGACTCTGCAGGCCAGCTCTTCCTCAGATGGTCCTCAACTTGAGGGGAGAAACTACATGGATCTCTTGTTGGTTCTTGCTCTTCCATCACAGAGTGGACTCCATCATGCCTGTTAATCATATcagtttcttcctcttcttcttcgtcatcttcttcttcatcttccaCTTCCTGTGCCCGATGTTCTTCCATAATGCAGGGAAGATCTGAGTGAACCAGATTCGGTTCACTGTGGTGAGGTTCCGAGTTATCATCCATATCCAAAGAAGGTAAAGCAGCAGGAGCGGGCGTTGGTGGTGCAGCGATGTCAAAGCACGGCTCCTGGGGATCTGGTCGGTGGACAGGTGTGGACGGTTTGGGCAAGAAACTGTTGTAGACGCTCTCAGGAAGGTGTTCATGGCCCTCTGTGAGAGCAAGAGTTGCAGACACCCCATCTGATGTCAGATGTCCTGACTCCCGCCGAGGAGAGAGCATGCTCATTGGAGAGAAATAGGATGACGGCAAACATTCCAGTCTATTCACAGTTATTGGCTTGTCGTCAAGAGGTTGAGCAGAAGAGGTTTGATCGTATTCAGCTGCAGGATCGTTCTGCTGCCGGAGAAACTTGTCAGACTCGGATTTGAAGTCATTTTCCAGAGGTCTGCGGACATTAGACGACGCCGAGCGGCTGACAAGTGGTAGCTGGAGGTTCTTTGCCGGAGTAGGACAAGTTCCCTCCTGGAAACTCTGGGAATTAGAGTACCTGCTGGGTAGACAACAGAAAGACAGAATTAGAAAATATTCCACACACAACCATAACCATAGTTTTATTGGGTGCTTTGATACTTTACCTTTCAAAAAATGTTGGAGAGCAGGCATTCATTGAATTTAACATGGCTGATGAATTCTGGCAGTCTAGTCCATCCAGCATGATGTCAGGGTAATCTTCTGGACTGCAAGACGGGGTGCGTGGAGTCTGCATCACTTCCTCAAAGCTGGGGCAGGAAATTACAGATGTTGGTGTGGGGACCCCGGTTGGCCTGGTTTGATCTGGTCTGGGGGAAGCAGGGAGGTTCTCCTTCATTTGGTGCCCAGTCATCCAGTCCTTTGAGCTCTGACTGTCGGTAGGCTGGAACTTCCTCCCCGGAGACATCATCTGAGCAGGGAGGCCCACATCCTttagctttttctctttcagaccCGATTCCAGGCTGTTTGATTTCTTTGTAGATAGCTCATTGCGATTTTTCTTTACTTCCTCTGTGGACTTTGCTTTGTCTTTAAGTTTTGGGTCCCCTGTTTTGGGCCTCAACCTCTccatctgtttcattttctccttttgcttcTTGATGCAGGCTCTTACCTCCTGATCTCTAAGACTCAGCATCTGACCAAAACTTGTCATTTGAAAATCATCATCCACCAACAGCTTTTCACGTGGACGAATGTCTTTACGCACTGGCTCTTTGGACTGTGggagtttttcattttcatccttagCTTTAGATTTACTGTGGTCCATTCTGTTGTCCTTCTCCAATATGTCCCGATTTCTGTCCTTTTTGAGATCAAATTTGGGACTTTGCTCCTTTGATCTTTCTTTCAGAACCGTGACCTGAGGGCTATCTTTCAAACCAGACTTCACATCCTCTCTGGAGTGCTTAAATGAGCCAAAGCCATCCATATACTTattcttttcctcctttactttatctttatgtttctcttttttctttttgtccttcaTTCTGTCACCAATCATACCAGTTGATTTCTCTTTGTCCTTTTTAGACATCTCTTTTTCGAATTCCAAAGTTTTATCAAAGTCGTCATCACCATCTCCCTTGCCTCCGAACGGGAATGTGTAAGGGTCAGCCTCCAGAGGCATGGGCTCCTTCTCAAAGGGTAGACTCTCTCTGCGGCTATAGGACTCTCGGTTCTCCCCAGTTTTGTCACGTTTATCTCCTTTGTCTTTCTTgaccttttctttctccttgtCATGGCTCTTCTTTGACGAGGAAGATGAGGAATGCCGGAGTCTCTCTTTGTCTCTGAACCGATCCTGTGGTGTGGTTATGGACAGAGAATCTCTCCTGTCCTCAGAGATATCAGTCAGGTTCAGCGAGTCGTAGTAACTGGTGAGCACTGGCTCATGGCCTCGATCAGTAAAACTATCTGAGGAGATGTCGCTGTTCTTGTCGTTGGAGTCATCTTTGTAGTCATTCATAGCCTCCTCCTCTAGTTTTTCCAACATGGACTTTTCACTCTCACCACTGCCCTTAGAGGGTTTTCTCTCCTTTGAATGGTCTTGCTTATCTTTATATTTGCTCTTTGTCTTTTCCTCACTTGTGTCCCTTTTGTCCATCagcttttgcttgtttttcttttcctggttAGAGTCCATTGACATTCTATCTTTCCTTTCCTTATATTTTCCATCGACTgaatcttttttgtctttgttgtgtttttccaggGAGCCTTTCCTCTCTTTCCCCGTGTCAAATGAAGccttgtcttttttcttctctttatggTCTTTGTCTTTTGCcttttctgtgttgtgtttgGTGTCCGCAGAAGATTTTCTCAGCTTTTCAGAGTGGAAGTGATCCATCTCATCCTGATCGGGTGTCAAGTCTTTTCTGATGGAACCCGACCCAACAATGACCGTGCTGCTGTAGCTATCCTCGTCGTCGTCACTTTCATCTGTAAAAATGTCAGCAATCTTGTACCATGATCTTTCTCTGATCTTCTCAggttttctctcttctttcttGACTTCTGAAAAATCCTTCTCCCTGTCAGTATGTTTATCTTGAGAGGACTTCTCTTTCTTGTCCTTGGTCTGTTCTGAGGACAACTTTCGATCTTTCTCTTTGACATGagagtctttgtgtttgtctttggatccctcctttttgtctttggtgCCCCGGTCTTCGTCTTTTTCCTTGACAGTTTTCTCAGTGGAGCTTCGCTCACTCTTCTCCTTCTCGTGGTCAGCTCCTTTGTCTTTCGTTTTGTCTTTGTGCTTGTcggtttttgtcttttcccGTTTCTCTGTTgcttctcctttcttttctttctcctttccaGAATGGTTTCTGTCTCTGACAGTATCCATGTCTTTAAAGAAGGCGTCATTGCCGTATTCATCTCCTATAGATTCCTGCTTAATTTTctggtcttttctttcttttacactATCATACGAGTCTTTACGATCACGACTGCTCTCCAGTGAGTCCttgtcttttttgtctttcactgTGTCTGTGGACTCCTTCCTCTTCTTGTCTTTTTCGAGCGAGTGGCTGGagttcagtttttgcttttctagccagtcttttttcttctcatttgtcttttctgatgagtctttttcttttttctttgatgtTACTTCTTTCTCTGATCTTTTGTCATTGTGCTCTGACTTCTTGtcctttactttgttttcttttctccttgtTTCTTCTTTAACAGTCTCCACAATTAGCTTAACTGTATTATTGGATTTATATTCCTTGACTTCTTTAATGGGTACATCCCAGCTGTCATCTCCATATAGGGAGGAACCAGAAGACATCTCAGAGCCCCACCTATCATGATGATCATCTGATGCACTGAGCTTTGTGTCCTCTAGGTTGAGAAAACGGTTATTAATGTCATAGCCTTCATGATCAGACTcttctttcagtgttttatcttttttacatttttccctctcttctttggtgtttttctctttttccgcCTTGAGAtgcttctcttctttctgttcactctttctgtctgtctttgaGGAGGATTTTTCcttggactttttctttttctcctctttgtgGGGCTTCTGTTTATCCTCCTTAggtttctccttttctttgaaatttcTTTCCTTGTCGGATTTTGCAGGCTTCTCCCTTTCCTCTTTGTTTGCCTTATCCTTTGAAATATCTTTTGCCTTTttgcttttctcctcctttgCTGTTCTGTGAAGATCTTTTCCAGATGACCAATCTTTATCTTCAGACTTTGCTTTCGAAAACCTGTCGTCCTTTTTCGAATGGTCTTTGTCGTGTTTAGATAGTTTGATCTTGCCCTCAGTGGTTGATTCGGACTCAACAATTAGAGATTTCTGTCTTGAATCATCAAAGTCAAAAGAGTAGCTCTTGACGAATTTCTCATTCATGTCCTGATTGAGCACAACACTCGGAGCATTGtctttttccttgtttttatgtttgtgcttCACTTTATGTTTCTTAATCACTTTTCCATCCATATCAGTTTTGGAGGCAGCACTGTCTGCAGTAGAGTTTTTATAGAGATCAGAGTTTTTCTTGTCAACAATGTTACTGTGCAcaatgttgttctttttcttgttcTCCTGTGCTTTCCTCTTGACCTGCTTTACCGACTCCACACTCGAATCAGAGTACTCAGACTCACTGACTGGATCTGAAAGAGAACTGACGTCCGACCACGTAGGCGACGACACTGTCTTCCAGCCATCTGTCCTCCACTGCTTTGGATGCTGCTCCGCTAACGAGGGTGCCTGTTTCTGAGAGTTTAAGTTTCCATGTGAGGAAGACGAGGCATTAAAGGAAGGAGATTCTTTAACGTTCATTGAAGATGAGTCCTTGATGCTGTTTGAGCCCTTGTCATCCTCGCTTTCCAAATCTCCACAATCAGAGTCAGACGTGCAGAATTTGTCATTAACTTTTCCAAATCTGACTTCTTTACTGACATTATTTTTGCTCTCCTTCTTTCGCTTCTTTTTGactttgcttttgtctttttgttgtttagaGCTCATGCTGCCAGAGTCTCTTGTCTTGGTGTTTGTTTGCTGGACTTGTTGCCGCGGCATGGGCG is a window of Xiphophorus maculatus strain JP 163 A chromosome 4, X_maculatus-5.0-male, whole genome shotgun sequence DNA encoding:
- the ankrd11 gene encoding ankyrin repeat domain-containing protein 11 isoform X1; its protein translation is MPKGGGSKTPQLDHFPLNTDMVEKQGGKKDKVLTNKTPKLDRSDGVKEMKEKAPKRKLPFTAGANGDQKDSDSEKPGPERKRIKKEPTNTRKSLPFGMGMPGIRAGYPVSERQQVALLMQMTAAKTVNSPDTTPKHQSQSCLGQKGTPNSASKTKDKVNKRNERGETRLHRAAIRGEVRRIKELISEGADVNVKDFAGWTALHEACNRGYYDVAKQLLAAGAEVNTKGLDDDTPLHDASNNGHFKVVKLLLRYGADPRQSNRRGETPLKVASSPTMLNLLLGKGTYTSSEESSSESSEEEDAPSFAPSSSVDGNNTDSEFEKGLKLKGKAADPPKSAVTPVKDEYEFDEDDEEERVPPVDDKHLLKKDFRKDSVSKTNSFISIPKMEVKTYSKSNTLTPKKTVRRIISDSNSSDEDDRTLCFTPAPMPRQQVQQTNTKTRDSGSMSSKQQKDKSKVKKKRKKESKNNVSKEVRFGKVNDKFCTSDSDCGDLESEDDKGSNSIKDSSSMNVKESPSFNASSSSHGNLNSQKQAPSLAEQHPKQWRTDGWKTVSSPTWSDVSSLSDPVSESEYSDSSVESVKQVKRKAQENKKKNNIVHSNIVDKKNSDLYKNSTADSAASKTDMDGKVIKKHKVKHKHKNKEKDNAPSVVLNQDMNEKFVKSYSFDFDDSRQKSLIVESESTTEGKIKLSKHDKDHSKKDDRFSKAKSEDKDWSSGKDLHRTAKEEKSKKAKDISKDKANKEEREKPAKSDKERNFKEKEKPKEDKQKPHKEEKKKKSKEKSSSKTDRKSEQKEEKHLKAEKEKNTKEEREKCKKDKTLKEESDHEGYDINNRFLNLEDTKLSASDDHHDRWGSEMSSGSSLYGDDSWDVPIKEVKEYKSNNTVKLIVETVKEETRRKENKVKDKKSEHNDKRSEKEVTSKKKEKDSSEKTNEKKKDWLEKQKLNSSHSLEKDKKRKESTDTVKDKKDKDSLESSRDRKDSYDSVKERKDQKIKQESIGDEYGNDAFFKDMDTVRDRNHSGKEKEKKGEATEKREKTKTDKHKDKTKDKGADHEKEKSERSSTEKTVKEKDEDRGTKDKKEGSKDKHKDSHVKEKDRKLSSEQTKDKKEKSSQDKHTDREKDFSEVKKEERKPEKIRERSWYKIADIFTDESDDDEDSYSSTVIVGSGSIRKDLTPDQDEMDHFHSEKLRKSSADTKHNTEKAKDKDHKEKKKDKASFDTGKERKGSLEKHNKDKKDSVDGKYKERKDRMSMDSNQEKKNKQKLMDKRDTSEEKTKSKYKDKQDHSKERKPSKGSGESEKSMLEKLEEEAMNDYKDDSNDKNSDISSDSFTDRGHEPVLTSYYDSLNLTDISEDRRDSLSITTPQDRFRDKERLRHSSSSSSKKSHDKEKEKVKKDKGDKRDKTGENRESYSRRESLPFEKEPMPLEADPYTFPFGGKGDGDDDFDKTLEFEKEMSKKDKEKSTGMIGDRMKDKKKKEKHKDKVKEEKNKYMDGFGSFKHSREDVKSGLKDSPQVTVLKERSKEQSPKFDLKKDRNRDILEKDNRMDHSKSKAKDENEKLPQSKEPVRKDIRPREKLLVDDDFQMTSFGQMLSLRDQEVRACIKKQKEKMKQMERLRPKTGDPKLKDKAKSTEEVKKNRNELSTKKSNSLESGLKEKKLKDVGLPAQMMSPGRKFQPTDSQSSKDWMTGHQMKENLPASPRPDQTRPTGVPTPTSVISCPSFEEVMQTPRTPSCSPEDYPDIMLDGLDCQNSSAMLNSMNACSPTFFESRYSNSQSFQEGTCPTPAKNLQLPLVSRSASSNVRRPLENDFKSESDKFLRQQNDPAAEYDQTSSAQPLDDKPITVNRLECLPSSYFSPMSMLSPRRESGHLTSDGVSATLALTEGHEHLPESVYNSFLPKPSTPVHRPDPQEPCFDIAAPPTPAPAALPSLDMDDNSEPHHSEPNLVHSDLPCIMEEHRAQEVEDEEEDDEEEEEETDMINRHDGVHSVMEEQEPTRDPCSFSPQVEDHLRKSWPAESPDRQEADIQQLSPVQSALNDGESCFDHSMGWNADMDLKSNHGEIEAAVSKITSPYSHSENDLPPLSGHTSVSYETWNRWDTEDTEDLEEQKDAVAEIPSPERPDTVLDEEPNYLNTLPSSNRLESFFQDKPIIENGHQLVTEPTCVDPDSRQSTHSFSATPEDHIPPPVVPEPVVRWADSFTPDPDELDDLGPFSLPVLPLPDKSEEAEARDHELTDHNKTVSAHIRHNIPDRDDPDIMEVGLPSLSKTPCPSGDLVLEESAQQDFVVPSPPTNFQHEMDPEPQSVPTNGMLSLNQPHAGVLERQIPYGIHEESDSVMLYSPADSNASQHHHVQIHSLPESLQLPLESESSAKPEERNRDVCDTVADSVLCSPHLSVAVTLPSTVEPSDTQEPLSKLSPVPPTPVPIPVDTTKKMEEIPQRVTRYRAKNNATTAPAASTVTNSSAAATAANTSLVVSSNPIPTRTPTPNSVSSSPAQKKEKDSGVSASTDASHSTTTVSVPTSTIVVSTKTTKGRPVAMDEEDSQTQHPRKRKFPRSSGQQVQVQLVNTAMQQTREMIQQTLAVVVNAIKLDEIEPYHSDRSNPYFEYLQIRKKIEEKRKILCYITPQAPQCYAEYVTYTGSYLLDGKPLSKLHIPVIAPPPSLSEPLRELFRQQEAVRGKLRLQHSIEREKLIVSCEQEVLRVHCRAARTIANQAVPFSACTMLLDSEVYNMPSENQGDENKSVRDRFNARQFISWIQDVDDKYDRMKTCLLMRQQHEAAALNAVQRMEWQLKVQELDPAGHKSLCVNEVPSFYVPMVDVNDDFVLLPV
- the ankrd11 gene encoding ankyrin repeat domain-containing protein 11 isoform X2, encoding MPKGGGSKTPQLDHFPLNTDMVEKQGGKKDKVLTNKTPKLDRSDGVKEMKEKAPKRKLPFTAGANGDQKDSDSEKPGPERKRIKKEPTNTRKSLPFGMGMPGIRAGYPVSERQQVALLMQMTAAKTVNSPDTTPKHQSQSCLGQKGTPNSASKTKDKVNKRNERGETRLHRAAIRGEVRRIKELISEGADVNVKDFAGWTALHEACNRGYYDVAKQLLAAGAEVNTKGLDDDTPLHDASNNGHFKVVKLLLRYGADPRQSNRRGETPLKVASSPTMLNLLLGKGTYTSSEESSSESSEEEDAPSFAPSSSVDGNNTDSEFEKGLKLKGKAADPPKSAVTPVKDEYEFDEDDEEERVPPVDDKHLLKKDFRKDSVSKTNSFISIPKMEVKTYSKSNTLTPKKTVRRIISDSNSSDEDDRTLCFTPAPMPRQQVQQTNTKTRDSGSMSSKQQKDKSKVKKKRKKESKNNVSKEVRFGKVNDKFCTSDSDCGDLESEDDKGSNSIKDSSSMNVKESPSFNASSSSHGNLNSQKQAPSLAEQHPKQWRTDGWKTVSSPTWSDVSSLSDPVSESEYSDSSVESVKQVKRKAQENKKKNNIVHSNIVDKKNSDLYKNSTADSAASKTDMDGKVIKKHKVKHKHKNKEKDNAPSVVLNQDMNEKFVKSYSFDFDDSRQKSLIVESESTTEGKIKLSKHDKDHSKKDDRFSKAKSEDKDWSSGKDLHRTAKEEKSKKAKDISKDKANKEEREKPAKSDKERNFKEKEKPKEDKQKPHKEEKKKKSKEKSSSKTDRKSEQKEEKHLKAEKEKNTKEEREKCKKDKTLKEESDHEGYDINNRFLNLEDTKLSASDDHHDRWGSEMSSGSSLYGDDSWDVPIKEVKEYKSNNTVKLIVETVKEETRRKENKVKDKKSEHNDKRSEKEVTSKKKEKDSSEKTNEKKKDWLEKQKLNSSHSLEKDKKRKESTDTVKDKKDKDSLESSRDRKDSYDSVKERKDQKIKQESIGDEYGNDAFFKDMDTVRDRNHSGKEKEKKGEATEKREKTKTDKHKDKTKDKGADHEKEKSERSSTEKTVKEKDEDRGTKDKKEGSKDKHKDSHVKEKDRKLSSEQTKDKKEKSSQDKHTDREKDFSEVKKEERKPEKIRERSWYKIADIFTDESDDDEDSYSSTVIVGSGSIRKDLTPDQDEMDHFHSEKLRKSSADTKHNTEKAKDKDHKEKKKDKASFDTGKERKGSLEKHNKDKKDSVDGKYKERKDRMSMDSNQEKKNKQKLMDKRDTSEEKTKSKYKDKQDHSKERKPSKGSGESEKSMLEKLEEEAMNDYKDDSNDKNSDISSDSFTDRGHEPVLTSYYDSLNLTDISEDRRDSLSITTPQDRFRDKERLRHSSSSSSKKSHDKEKEKVKKDKGDKRDKTGENRESYSRRESLPFEKEPMPLEADPYTFPFGGKGDGDDDFDKTLEFEKEMSKKDKEKSTGMIGDRMKDKKKKEKHKDKVKEEKNKYMDGFGSFKHSREDVKSGLKDSPQVTVLKERSKEQSPKFDLKKDRNRDILEKDNRMDHSKSKAKDENEKLPQSKEPVRKDIRPREKLLVDDDFQMTSFGQMLSLRDQEVRACIKKQKEKMKQMERLRPKTGDPKLKDKAKSTEEVKKNRNELSTKKSNSLESGLKEKKLKDVGLPAQMMSPGRKFQPTDSQSSKDWMTGHQMKENLPASPRPDQTRPTGVPTPTSVISCPSFEEVMQTPRTPSCSPEDYPDIMLDGLDCQNSSAMLNSMNACSPTFFERYSNSQSFQEGTCPTPAKNLQLPLVSRSASSNVRRPLENDFKSESDKFLRQQNDPAAEYDQTSSAQPLDDKPITVNRLECLPSSYFSPMSMLSPRRESGHLTSDGVSATLALTEGHEHLPESVYNSFLPKPSTPVHRPDPQEPCFDIAAPPTPAPAALPSLDMDDNSEPHHSEPNLVHSDLPCIMEEHRAQEVEDEEEDDEEEEEETDMINRHDGVHSVMEEQEPTRDPCSFSPQVEDHLRKSWPAESPDRQEADIQQLSPVQSALNDGESCFDHSMGWNADMDLKSNHGEIEAAVSKITSPYSHSENDLPPLSGHTSVSYETWNRWDTEDTEDLEEQKDAVAEIPSPERPDTVLDEEPNYLNTLPSSNRLESFFQDKPIIENGHQLVTEPTCVDPDSRQSTHSFSATPEDHIPPPVVPEPVVRWADSFTPDPDELDDLGPFSLPVLPLPDKSEEAEARDHELTDHNKTVSAHIRHNIPDRDDPDIMEVGLPSLSKTPCPSGDLVLEESAQQDFVVPSPPTNFQHEMDPEPQSVPTNGMLSLNQPHAGVLERQIPYGIHEESDSVMLYSPADSNASQHHHVQIHSLPESLQLPLESESSAKPEERNRDVCDTVADSVLCSPHLSVAVTLPSTVEPSDTQEPLSKLSPVPPTPVPIPVDTTKKMEEIPQRVTRYRAKNNATTAPAASTVTNSSAAATAANTSLVVSSNPIPTRTPTPNSVSSSPAQKKEKDSGVSASTDASHSTTTVSVPTSTIVVSTKTTKGRPVAMDEEDSQTQHPRKRKFPRSSGQQVQVQLVNTAMQQTREMIQQTLAVVVNAIKLDEIEPYHSDRSNPYFEYLQIRKKIEEKRKILCYITPQAPQCYAEYVTYTGSYLLDGKPLSKLHIPVIAPPPSLSEPLRELFRQQEAVRGKLRLQHSIEREKLIVSCEQEVLRVHCRAARTIANQAVPFSACTMLLDSEVYNMPSENQGDENKSVRDRFNARQFISWIQDVDDKYDRMKTCLLMRQQHEAAALNAVQRMEWQLKVQELDPAGHKSLCVNEVPSFYVPMVDVNDDFVLLPV